Proteins from one Microbacterium proteolyticum genomic window:
- a CDS encoding aminotransferase class I/II-fold pyridoxal phosphate-dependent enzyme, giving the protein MHDLPGAWRRTALGAGLIAPDGTSVPTIFAEMTALAASTGALNLGQGFPDEDGPEVVLEAARRAIADGVNQYAPGRGFPDLLTAIAEHQQRFYGIELDPSRQVLVTVGATEALSSTLLALIDGPDDEVVVFEPYYDSYAACVALAGARLVPVPLRWPDFQPDLEVLASAVSDRTRVILVNDPHNPTGSVFSREVLDEVIRLAHRHDAIIVTDEVYEHLVFDGPHVPIATLPGAAERTLSISSAGKTFSLTGWKTGWVTGPAELVTAVLAVKQFLTYVGGSPFQPAIAAGLRLPETFFASVAGEMKAKADLLGTGLRAAGFNVSTPGGSYFTVVDAAPLGATDADTFCRELPARAGVVGIPLTAFASPDHRADYATLVRFAACKRVEVLTDAVGRLSALSRG; this is encoded by the coding sequence ATGCACGACCTCCCCGGCGCCTGGCGCCGCACCGCGCTCGGCGCGGGCCTCATCGCCCCCGACGGCACCTCGGTTCCGACGATCTTCGCCGAGATGACGGCTCTGGCCGCCTCGACCGGTGCCCTCAACCTCGGACAGGGCTTCCCCGACGAGGACGGGCCCGAAGTGGTCCTTGAGGCCGCACGCCGCGCGATCGCGGACGGCGTGAACCAGTACGCGCCCGGCCGGGGTTTCCCCGACCTGTTGACGGCGATCGCCGAACACCAGCAGCGCTTCTACGGCATCGAGCTCGACCCGTCCCGGCAGGTGCTGGTGACGGTGGGAGCGACCGAGGCCCTCTCCTCCACCCTTCTCGCGCTCATCGACGGCCCGGACGACGAGGTCGTCGTCTTCGAGCCCTACTACGACTCCTACGCCGCCTGTGTGGCCCTGGCGGGCGCGCGGCTCGTCCCCGTGCCCCTGCGCTGGCCGGACTTCCAACCCGACCTCGAGGTACTGGCATCCGCCGTCTCGGACCGGACGCGCGTGATCCTCGTGAACGACCCTCACAATCCGACGGGGTCGGTGTTCTCCCGCGAGGTCCTCGACGAGGTGATCCGTCTCGCGCATCGGCACGACGCGATCATCGTGACCGACGAGGTGTACGAGCACCTGGTCTTCGACGGCCCGCACGTCCCCATCGCCACCCTCCCGGGTGCGGCGGAGCGGACGCTCTCCATCTCGTCGGCCGGCAAGACGTTCTCGCTCACGGGCTGGAAAACCGGATGGGTCACCGGGCCCGCCGAACTCGTGACCGCGGTGCTGGCCGTGAAGCAGTTCCTCACCTACGTCGGCGGTTCGCCGTTCCAGCCGGCGATCGCGGCGGGCCTGCGGCTTCCCGAGACGTTCTTCGCCTCGGTGGCCGGCGAGATGAAGGCGAAGGCGGATCTCCTCGGCACGGGGCTGCGCGCCGCCGGCTTCAACGTCAGCACCCCCGGGGGTTCGTATTTCACGGTCGTGGATGCCGCTCCCCTCGGGGCCACGGACGCCGATACGTTCTGCCGCGAGCTGCCCGCGCGGGCGGGCGTCGTCGGCATCCCGCTCACGGCATTCGCTTCGCCGGACCACCGAGCCGACTACGCGACGCTCGTGCGCTTCGCCGCGTGCAAGCGCGTCGAGGTGCTCACCGACGCGGTGGGCCGCCTCTCCGCCCTGTCACGGGGCTGA